A window of the Alnus glutinosa chromosome 4, dhAlnGlut1.1, whole genome shotgun sequence genome harbors these coding sequences:
- the LOC133866079 gene encoding uncharacterized protein LOC133866079: MYLLKGRSFWSVNIPQDCSWCWRRLLKLRNVARNFISFEVGDGQNIHLWFDNWHPCGVLIERSEDLVDIQSRLPKIHLGPIDNPMWKVAGKGSFVSSETWDFLRDKKAEVEWWHLIWFPCTIPKHAFILWLAVQNRLTTSDRLLVWGFNGDPLCGFYLHILLTEGCRNWKKKTMLGVLCRLVFGSAVYGLWKAKNVIRFCGVPSTEEQIFKRIFWEVRTRISEKGSFKKTRENVLICQLWNLDDSVLN, encoded by the exons ATGTACTTGCTGAAAGGTAGGAGTTTCTGGAGTGTGAACATTCCTCAGGATTGTTCTTGGTGTTGGAGAAGGCTACTCAAACTTCGGAATGTTGCtaggaactttatttcttttgaagttGGAGATGGTCAGAATATTCATTTGTGGTTTGATAATTGGCATCCTTGTGGTGTGTTGATTGAGAG GTCTGAGGATTTGGTTGATATTCAAAGTCGCCTACCAAAAATTCATTTGGGCCCTATTGATAATCCAATGTGGAAGGTTGCTGGGAAGGGTTCTTTTGTGAGTTCTGAAACCTGGGATTTCTTGAGGGATAAGAAAGCTGAAGTTGAATGGTGGCATTTGATCTGGTTTCCTTGTACTATTCCAAAACATGCCTTTATTCTTTGGTTGGCAGTACAAAACCGGTTAACAACAAGTGATCGCCTTCTTGTTTGGGGTTTTAATGGAGACCCTCTTTGTGGGTTCTATCTTCAT ATTCTGTTGACAGAGGGTTGtagaaattggaagaagaaaaccatgTTGGGGGTTTTGTGTAGGTTGGTTTTTGGATCTGCTGTATATGGTTTATGGAAAGCTAAGAATGTTATTCGGTTTTGTGGTGTTCCTAGTACTGAGGAGCAGATTTTTAAGAGGATTTTTTGGGAAGTTAgaaccagaatttctgagaaaGGTTCTTTTAAGAAGACTAGAGAAAATGTTCTGATTTGTCAGCTTTGGAATTTAGATGACTCTGTTTTGAACTAA